The genomic window CTCTCGCCGTGAACCACTTCGCCACGCCGGAGTCCTGGTTCCACGATCGCCGGCTCACCGACGAGGCCCGCGAGCTGGCCGACCGCAGCTTCGCGATGCTCCAGGCCGACCCGCGCCATCCGTCGCTGCGCCTCAAGCGTGTCGGGAACTTCCGGTCCGCGCGCGTGAGCCTCCGCATCCGCGCCCTGGCGAGAGAGCGGCCCGACGGCCTGGTCTGGTCCTGGATCGGCCCGCACGACCGTTACGAGCCGTTGATCGCCCAGTAGCCCGCGAGGCCGAAGCCTTCCGGCGTCCCCGAGGCGAACGAGCCGCGTCCCCGTTCGCGCGTTCGACCTCGACTGATTCCGGTGCGGAATACTCGTCTCCCTGGCCGTCCTGGCCGCGATGATCCTCTGGGTGGCCCGTCCGTTCCGCCGCACACCATCTGAGCCGTGCCTCGTCACGGGGCGAATGGCTTACCTTGGTTTTCCAGAACGCGGGGGCAATCAGAATGACCCCGTTGGCTCCCCCGTTGGCTCCCTCCCAGAATGACCCCGTTGGCTCCTTCCCGTTGGCTCCCTCAGAATGACCCCGTTGGCTCCCTTTGGTCCATGGCGCCCGCTTCCTCATCTCTGCGAGCGAGCTCGGACCTTGGCCGCGACCTCGCGGATGGCGTCGATCACCAGCTTCGGCTCCTCGACCTGGATGGCGTGGCCGGCCTTCCCGGCCACCTTGTGCGAGCTGTCGGTGGAGAGGCCGGGCAGTTTCGCCTGGAGCTCCTGCCAGACCTGTTCCATCCTCTTGAGGACGTCTTCCTTCAGGTCCGGCACGACCTTCCAGGCGGGATTGTGGGTGAGCACCGCCAGCGGCCTGTCGCCCAGGTCGCGGGCGGCCCTCACCTCCTCCCAACTCGCGACGACGTCCAGCCCGTCGGGGTTGTCCGAGCGATTGGCGATCCGGGCCGTCAGGAACTTCCGGGCCCGCGCCACGCTCTCGTCCTCGCCCGGCGCCTCGGCGGGGAAGGCCTCCAGCCACTTCGTGTCCTGATCGACGACGGCCGCGTCCACCAGGACCATGCCCGCGACATCCTCCGGGTACATGTCGGCGAAGGCCCGGGCGTTCAGGCCGCCGATCGAGTGGGCGACCAGGATGTAGGGACCGGGCACCCCGGCGTTCGCCAGCAGGGCATGAAGGTCCCGGGCGCAGTCCCGGCTGGTCCGAGGCTTCTTCGGCGCCGGGTCGCTGGTCCCGAGGCCGGCACGGTCGTACAGGCACACCAGGTTCGTCCTCGCGACCTCGTCGCAGACCGCCTTCCACTCGTCGCTCTCCGCCGCGGGCAGCCCCATGCCGGGCTCGATGACGACCGTCGGGCCGCCCTTGCCCTGGGTGGCCAGCGTGAGCTTGTAGCCGCCGACGTCGGCCTTCCGCGTCGTCCGAGTCGGGGGAGGATCGTCCGCCCGTGCGGACGCCCAGGACGCCAGGGCCAGGATGCCGAAGGCAGCAAGCCGCCGGCAGCGGCCCCGTCGGCCGGCCGGATTGCCATGCTCGAGACGAAGGGCGATCATCGGGGTGAGGACTGCGTCGTGGGCCATGCGAAGTCTCCGGGGATCAAGGTGAGCCATCGGCGGGGGGCGGACGTCGGCGACGACACCCTGCCCACAGGCAATTCGGTCCCACCCCGGAATCATTTCGCCGCCCGGTCGAATTGGGCCCGCCCTCTCGCTCGCCGCAGGAACCAGTGGCCGGAACAATGCGATGCCATGACCGTCCGCCCGCGACCGGATCGGTGGCGAGACCTGCGTCTCCGGGCAGCCGGCCCGCGAAGGGCGCCCGCAAGAACGGGAGGTGAGCCATGGCCGTCGCGCACGGCGGGACGTCGAAGCCCACGAGGAAGCAGGTGACTCCGAAGTCCAGGTCCGAGACAAAGCCTTCGCCGCCGGCCGATTCGGCGAGCCCGCGCCCGGTACCGCGGGCCCCCGCGAGCTACTTCTCCCTGGTGGAGGAATTCCGGCTCGAACGCATCCGGGACGACGACCATCTCGCCCGTGCCCTGGCGGTGGTCGATCGCTTGATGGCTCGCGACCTCGACGAGGGAGAGCAATCGTATCTGGACGCGCTGGTCGACCTCATCGAAGT from Aquisphaera giovannonii includes these protein-coding regions:
- a CDS encoding helix-turn-helix domain-containing protein, producing the protein MAVAHGGTSKPTRKQVTPKSRSETKPSPPADSASPRPVPRAPASYFSLVEEFRLERIRDDDHLARALAVVDRLMARDLDEGEQSYLDALVDLIEVYEEKAYPIPAASESEVLEELMGQRKLTETALAEQTGIAQSTISDVLRGERELTKDHVVTLAKFFHVSPQVFLPGT
- a CDS encoding alpha/beta fold hydrolase, with amino-acid sequence MAHDAVLTPMIALRLEHGNPAGRRGRCRRLAAFGILALASWASARADDPPPTRTTRKADVGGYKLTLATQGKGGPTVVIEPGMGLPAAESDEWKAVCDEVARTNLVCLYDRAGLGTSDPAPKKPRTSRDCARDLHALLANAGVPGPYILVAHSIGGLNARAFADMYPEDVAGMVLVDAAVVDQDTKWLEAFPAEAPGEDESVARARKFLTARIANRSDNPDGLDVVASWEEVRAARDLGDRPLAVLTHNPAWKVVPDLKEDVLKRMEQVWQELQAKLPGLSTDSSHKVAGKAGHAIQVEEPKLVIDAIREVAAKVRARSQR